One Primulina eburnea isolate SZY01 chromosome 4, ASM2296580v1, whole genome shotgun sequence genomic window, TTAATCTGGATAAAACACCTCAAGAATTGAGTTAACTAtacttaatatatatatatatatatatatatatatatatatatatatatatatatatatatatatatatatatataaaattagaagCCCTAAATCCCTGAAACGCGGACCCCACTCTCTAAGCCCAATAAATCggattatttcatcctacctTCCTCCCTCCCATGTTGAATCCTTCAAACTAGTGCAACACTCAAGTCCATCGAACGCTATATAATTACATCTAATAGTTGGTACGGGGTCACAGATTCACGATGAAGAAGCCTTCGATCAGTTTTCTCTACTTCTTCAAGACGCTGAACAAGAACAGAACCAGCGTACACGGCGGCGCGTGGCCGTGGAAGATCAAAAGATTCAACTTACACCACTGGTTCATGGATAGTTTCGTTTTCAAGATTGTTTCTGTTCTCGAAGCCGTCGCCCTCATCTCCACCGCCTGTTTCTTCTGCTGTTGCTGCGGGTGCGGCCACTTCTGAACATTCTTGCAGTTTTCCAACAAAATTTGCTTTTTGCCACGGAGTGATTAATTATGCACACAGAGGATTGTGACTTTTCATTCTTTTTACATTGGATTATCTCACTTGATTCGTTCGCATTATCTCACGGTTTCTTGTGTTTATAAATTGAATGAAAGGAATAGTTGCATTTATGATGATATAAAGATCTTTAGCTAATAATATATATCTTGTTATTATGGATTAAAAGATTGGTTTTTTGAACGAGTTTCAGATCCTGTGAACGtttcaaaatattcaaattgtagtttattataaattcattcaaatatttttttaaagcgTGAGATGCATCACGAAAAAACAGTTCGAGTCACTACAAAGACAATAGGAGTTAGTGACGGTTGTTAGCTTGCAGTACATGTCGTTTTCCAGTTAATTTTTTTGTGTGTACACGATGATCCGGCGTCTTTTATGGTCAGATTGTAATTTTGTTGTAGATTTATACAcaatttaatttgtttttattgtatgttatttagaaattaaataaataaattaaatgtttgttcaaattgaataaatattttatgaatttcCAAATTACTAACATTTTagttttggaaattttcaaatatacaaacaccttaacatatatatatatataaaaccttTTTATTGGCTGTGATGGATAATTGGGAAACACAGCGAGAAAATTAGAATATTGCTTTAGGAAGCTTCCGAATTAATGCATCTCTTGGTTGTACGTCACTTGTTGGTCAACTTCTTCCGGATGATCTATACGAATAAAGGATTGAAGGATCCAATTGCATTGACCCCTCTTATttcaatattatttattttgatattgaaaatataattaaaataattattattgacCCCTTCtataaaaatttagaaataatgGAAGGGGGTCAAAACTCTAAATTGAATATAATTTTCATATAATTTTAACTCgaatcaatattttaaaaggCTATTACTTAAATTACGATTAAATTGTTgagcaaaaaaaaatatatttaggacaattaaaattttctcacaaatcggtccaatttttttttcctgaatGTCCTGAAATGGTTCATGGCACTAAATCAAGTGTGATTCAAGTCATACGGTTTTTCTATTTCGATATTACAAGTTGTTTTGCTTCCTTCCATCATATTAATTGGTTTTTCTTATGTCGATTTGatttcattaaatatttatGTCCAAAGgaaattttgtgattatttttaaattgtggtATATCTCTTTTATTACCCGTACCATACTATAAGATATGAGTTGAGTTCAATCTATTTTTTGGTATCGTATCCATCCATGATATATCCAACCACTAGTAATTATTCTTTTTATCTTATGGAAGTCATATATATTCATAATAGTATGATATTGTATTCTTTGAGCTCAAGCTTTCatggatttttttttactttggaTCTTTATCCAAAAAGTCTCGTACCGATAGAGATATTCTTACATCTTATTAACGCATGGCCATCCACTTATATTTCCAATATGAGACTTTAGTTTTATTCTCAACAATCATAATTCTCTCCTCAAACAAAAGATCACAATTCTTCTCATGGTCTAGATATCCCCTCAATCACATTACCTGAAGCTACCCCGATATCGGATCGGGTTCGAGCCCGAACGACAACCCGAGATGTACGTACCCCGTGCGTATGCCCAGCCTCTTTGAATCTTGATTGCCTGATTTGCTTTCTGCATCGCTTCAGGTTGCTACGTAAGAAAAGAACAGTTACAAGAGTTTCAAGTTACATATCCTTGAatgagattttttttatttagaaatTATCGCTCGAAGACAATAATTCTCGGGTTTTCATCTTTCTCGACAACGGTATTGTAAGTAGGAATCCTGAGTTTAAGTAGGTATCTGAATTTCTTCAATGAATGTTTTTTTTCCACTCTTAACGATTCGTCAACGACTCTGAATTTAATTTGGGTTCAGAAATTTTTGAACGACTTAAATGTTTAAAGCTAATATGCACTAAAATATGATGAAAAGGTTGCGGAGTACATAGGCTCCAAGATCCAAGGAAAATTCAAGAAATtatataaaagaaaagaaaataatttgTTATTATCGTCTCAATTTGTATCCATTTCGACTCTTTCCaagcttgatttttttttttattactaaCGGGTTTTTTATGTCTACATAATTTCGGGCAATATAGTTTCAGTGGATAGTTACTGAAGTGTTTGTCTTCCTTGTTCAAAAAAACGTTTCTGTGACAAAATGCTACCATGTCTTGTCTAGTTTTCCAGTGAAGAGTTGTACATGGCGTGGTTGGTGATTCTATCATCGATACTTATGCTATGGGTTGCTTCTCTTTGCAAAATTTTGCACGGATCCCTTTTCGCCTCGAAGGTTACATTTTTAAACGATGGTAATTATAGTTCTCATGTTTGTACATCCAAGCACAAACATGGTCATCTTCAATGTCCAGAACCATGTTTTCTGATAATTGTGCTGCGCCAAACTTTACATAAAATTTAACTTGCATCATTATTTAATCCATCTAGTGAAAAAGTAACGGATTTACTAACTTGCATCATTATTTAATCCATCTAGTGAAaaagtctttttttttttaattaattcattgacGTTAGACCTCGATTTATGCCATTATTTCTCTATATCATTCCCTGGAAATTTTCGACAttcaaaatcataaaaattcaaaacatcACTTACCAAACATACCACAATTCTgggttttcaaatttaaagaaCGCTCTTTTACTGAAAATTCTTGTGAAATAGTTGAGCTATTGGATAGAGTAGAGCCAATTGTTGGCAACATAAAGGTTTTAAACGAATTGGACTGTGCTTCTGCAGGTTCTTTACTCCCACAATCAATTACCTGATTTCAGAGGGGCATCATCTGCATGTGCTATGCATGTCAACCAGTAATGCTTTTGCTTAATTGGATGAAACATTTTGGTATATTGTTTATTCACCTGAGTATAcccaattttcaaattttttatgtttgattttctcttcttttatctttttcttttttatttaaaaaaactcTTTTTGGGAAGAATACTTAAAAAATTTCAACTCTTTTTGGAAGAAAAAATATTCTTTATCTTCAAAACCACATCCTATGGAGTATGTTTTTTTAGAAAGGTGGTCCACCTAAATGTAACATTGTTTTTACGTTTATTAACTAATTCGTTACTTCTGGACTTTGGATTTTTCCCTAAGAACTGATGTTTTGTATATATTCAGAGTATACCTGCTTCTGTTTTAGGTGATGCTGAGGGCAAGGGAAACATTAGAAAAGAAGAACTTTATCTTGCCTCTGCCATACTCAGGGTTAGGGGTGAGCAAAATCTCGGttaaaccgaaataaccgaccgaaccgagccaattcggaaattcggttttgaaagtttaaaaaaatcggttaattcggttcggtttcggttttcgttaaaaaaatcggttaactgaattaaccgaataataaattaatttttttaaaaaaatagatttattatataatttataatatttttaatgtttttatatttaattttattttttttaaaaaaaaatcattttaattcgGTTATTTATGATCGGTTATTAAAACTAGTTCAGTCAGTtcgattaacaaaataaaattcgGTTGGATTCGATTATTGACAGACCGAACCCATCGAATGCACGCCCCTACCCAGGGTGATGTTATCTTTGACTTCATGTTCGTAATCTCTACACAGAGTGCCACACGCCCTTAGATTTGGCGGGATTTGTAGCACAGGAGTGTGATTTCCTAATTTACTATTACAATGGGCTGTAAACTTCAGGTAGGTGGTGGGTACATGAGTTGTAGCCAACTGTCCCTCTCAAaattttttaaagtttttatcATTATACAGACAAATTAAATAAAgttgttaaaattaaaatagaatgtataatatatttatatagtctTATTTGATTTCAATGTCGTTAAAAATTATTGAgaatttctgatttttttttatctgaaCAATACTATGATAaaatgttcttttttttttaaaaaaaatattgttatagAAGAAGCCAAAACActttgtttatattttaaatttgaaaaacaaataaaatgtgTAGCTCCGTCGATGTTCATTTTTGAGCTGTGGTGGGAACAAGATTAAATTGAGGAAAACGTATTTAATGATTAATAATAATTTGAGCCTGTATCCAACCTCAACTAGCTGAATCACCCGCCATTAATACCACATAGTTCTCATCGAAACGCCGGTCCCCACCTCCATGCATTCACTTCAGTCCACCGCCGCCCTCCGCCTCTCTCCGCTCGGTGCCCTCCGCCAACCACATTCCTCCACCCTTATACCCACTAACAATGCCAAGCCCCGCTCTCCAAAGAGCCGTCTCTTCACCATGTCCGCCTCCGCCACCACTGTTTCCGCGCCAAAGAGGGAGACTGACCCCAAGAAGCGTGTAGTCATAACTGGTATGGGTCTTGTATCCGTGTTTGGGAATGATGTGGACGCGTACTACGACAAGCTACTCGCTGGTGAGAGTGGTATTACTCCCATAGACCGCTTCGACGCGTCGAAATTTCCTACTCGATTTGGGGGTCAGATTCGGGGTTTCAAATCTGAGGGGTACATTGATGGGAAGAATGATCGGAGGCTTGACGATTGCTTAAGGTACTGCATTGTTGCTGGGAAGAAGGCTCTCGAATCTTCGGATCTTGGGGGCGAGAGACTCAACAAGGTATATTGGATTTTTTAAGCTGAATTAATTGTGGACAGAGGCTTTATGAGTGGTATTATTAGAACTAAGAACATTGCTCGTTTATGTACATGATAAATACGGTTGCGTGGGGTTAATGAATTAACCTCTATACCAACTATTCTAACCAACTAACTGTAAAACTCCCCTCAAGGTGGACGAAAAAGATCTTTGATGCCATCTTGGAGATGAGTGGAAGGAAAAGAGTTCTTGGAAGGGGTTTTGTGAAGACATCTGCGAGTTGAAGTTGTGAGCGAACATGAAGGAGTTTTATGGAAACATCACTGACACGATCACGAACAAAATGGCAATCTAGTTCGATATGTTTAGTACGATCGTGAAAAATCGGATTAGAAGCAATATAGATGGCTGCCTGATTATCGCAAACAGTAGAGCCGGTTGGGTACAAGATAAATGTAATTCTGAAAGAAGTTGTTGTATCCAAGTGAGTTCACTAGCAGTTGTAGCCAATCCGGTACCCAGCCTCGGGAGAAGAACAAGATATTGTCGTAGGCTTTTTATCTTTCCATGATGTTAaggaatttttaaagaaaacacAAAAACCAGTAGTGGATTTTCTTGTGTCGAGACAGGAGCCCCAATCAGCATCAGAAAATGCTCTGAGTTGCAAGGTCGAAGATGAAGAGAAAATAACCCCTAACTTGGAGTGCCTTTGAGATAACGTAGCAAATGATGGACAGCTTGTAAATGGGGTTTACGAGGATTAGACACAAACTGGCTTAGTTTGTGGACAGTGAAGGTGATATCTGGCCGAGAGATGTGGTGAGATATAATAGGCGACCAATGAGCCTACGATATTGAGAAATGTCAGTCAAAGCTTCGCCATCAATAGTATTGAGGTGAACTTTGGGATCCATGGGAACTTGAGCTAGCTTGCTAGACAAGAACCAAATGTCTTCTAGAAGTTGCAAAGCATAGTTCCTTTGAGATAACACAATGCCAGTACTATAATGAGCAATTTCAAGACCCAAGAAGTATTTAAGTTGACCAAGATCCTTGAGCTTAAATTGCTTATGTCGGATGTTCTTAACAAAGTTGATTTCTTGAATGGAGGGTCCGATGATTAGAATGTCGTCGACATAGACAATCATGGCCATGAAAGTGGATCCCCAAACCCTCAACGAACAGGATTAATCCAACTTTGAACGAACACGATTAAAAGATAATTTGCCATACCATTGGCGTGATGCTTGTTTTAACCCGTACATTGATTTGTGCAGTTGACAAACTAGCTTGTTTGGAGAAGATGTGGGCTCTCCCTGTCGAGAAAAGTCAAGAGAGAGATCCATATACACTTACTCAAACAAGTCACCATGGAGGAATGCATTATTGACGTCCAATTGGAATAAATGCCACTAATGAATGGCAGCAAGTGAAATAATAATCTTGACGGTGACAGGCTTGGCCACAAGCGAAAAGTCTCAAGAAAATTGATCCCTTCCCGTTGATTGTGACCTTTAGCCACCAACTGGGCTTTATAACAACCAATAGCTCCAGAGCcgttatactttatcttatAAATCCATTTTGAGCCAATAGTGTGCTTGCCGGGAGGTAAAGGCACAATTGTTAGACTCCATAGCCTTTACTCATCTTGCATCGCGAGACGCCACTCTGAAAATTTCACGGCCTGATGGTAGAATTGTGGTTCGTAGTTGGTAGTGACAGTGAGGACAAAGGTCTTAAATTTAGGACTCAATGCATCATAGGAGACATATTTGGACATTGGGTATGGACATGTGTATGGAATGACTTAGGTAGTATAATTATTAGCCAAGGGGTTGCAATGGAACTCACGAAGATAGAATGGAGTTCGAGAAACTCGCGTAATTCTTCGAAGAAGTGGTGAATTAGTTTGCTGTGAGACATATATTGGAGGGTCCGATGTGGGTGCAATATGTGGAGGAGGAAGATCGAGGTCTATCGAATAATGCATTATCACCATGTCAGGAAAAAGATCATCCGTAAAAATATCACCATTCTGAGAATGAAATGGGAAATCATCTTCATGAAAGATAACCTCTCGTGAGATAAAGACTTGTTTTGTAGTGATATCAAACAGTTTGTAAGCTTTCATCCTTAGTGGATAACCCATAAATACACAAGTTCGAGCTCGAGGTTCAAACTTTGTTCGAGATTAGAAAGCGTGGAGGCAAACACAaagcaaccaaacacatgaagaCGATCATAACCCACTCCAGTTTTGTATAGCTTCTCAAAGGGTGATTTATTGAGAAGAACAGATGGTGTCCGATTGATGAAGAACACCGTAGTGACTATACAATCAGTCCAAAAGAAATAGGAACACGTGCCTGGAAATACAAGGCTCTAGCTACATTTAGTAAGTGTTGGTGCTTTTGTTAGACCACTGAATTCTGCTGGGGTCGCTCAACACAAGAAAAGAAGGATTTTTTGTACCTATATTTCCAATTTTTAGACTAGTTAGTTATGAAGATATGTCAAAGGGCATTTACCAGAGATTTCTAATCTacccttttgtgattcctgttgaAACATATACTTGGATAACTGGTGCATGACACCTTTTTGCTGGAAAAAATCAGTAAGGGCAAGTTCCTTTGCATTATCCAAGTGAAAGTTTTGATAGAGACTTGAAACTGAGTTACAATCATATTGAAGAACTGAGGGATAATTTGAGCAACATCAAATTTGTGCTGTAACAAATAAACCCACGTAAATCTTGTGAAATCATCGACTAGTGTAAGGAAATAGCGAAATCCACCATAGGAAGCTGTAGTAAAGGACCCTAAATGTCACAATGCACAAGTTCAAATTCATTTAAAGCTTTATGATTATTTGACACAAATGGTAATCTCTTTTGTTTAGCTGAAGGACAAATGTAACACAGAGTATGAATGCAAACTTTTGAATTATCAAGCTGTAGAGAATGTTTCAGAGTATGTAAACATTGAACAGATAGATGTTCTAGGCGATTATGCCAAGTATGTACAAAAATTTTGTTGACAATGGCATGAGTTTTATTCTGCAAAAAATCATCTTCATCTTGCTGACCACAAACACATATAGGTCACCAACACGTTCACCCCTGCCAATCTTCCTCTGGTTGGTAAGGTCCCGAAGAATAAAAAGTCAGGATAGAAGGTCGCTGTGAGGTGATGAGAACTCGCTAGAGCACTGATTGAAATCATATTAAATTTGAAGTGAGGCGCGTAGAGCACAACTCTTGATACTATACCCGAATCAAGAAGGATGTCACCAGTAAAATCCACAAAAATACAAGATTGATCGGGCAACATGACATAAAAACTTTGGACTTGCCGTAAACACGTAAATACAGTTATATCATAACATACATGCCTTGAGGCACCAGAATCGACAATCCAAACAGATGGATTGAGAGGACGGTGTTGGTCATAAAGAGAAGCAGACGCCTATGTGAAAGTCAGTAGATGTGTCTTCCTCTTGTTGTTGCGGAGCCATAGTTGAGTGGAGATGGCTCGAGATAAAAGTCACAAGTTGTTGGCAATATGGCATTGATAGTTATTGAGAGCGTGCAGAAAAGTACCCAAATTTCCACTTGATTGAGTTGAGTTGTGCTCAGTGCCAAAAACTTGATTCACTACATTAGATCGAGTTGGAGGAGCTGAATGGCGGGTTTTCTGGCGAAAACTTGGAGGAtatccatggattttgtagCATGTATCGATGGTATGACCATTGAACTTACATTTAGTGTAGTAAAGGCGCTCTTTCCTCGAGCCTTGCGGACCTCCAAAGTTCTTGGGACCCTTGTTATTCTTGACCATAAAGGCTACATTATTCACCGAATCAGAGGATAAAGAAACTCGAATGAAGCTTGGGCGTTCTTCTTGAGAGATGAACGAAAAACTTTGTTAATAGTCGGCAAAAAATCCATTAATATGATTTGGCCTCGAATGTGAGAAAAAGACTCATTCATTACCACGAGAAAAGAGAGCACATAATCATGTTCAAAGTGATCGTGAATGTTTTTGAGACCACCGCAAGTGCATTGTCCACGTGTGCAATTTGGTCGAAAGTTGTTTAGTTCTTCCTATAGCGTCTTCGGCTTTGTAGAGTAAACACTGATGGAATCCGAATCTTGAGTGACATTAAGAAGATCACGACGTAATTGAAATAAGTGAGGTCTGTTGCTTTGTAGGAATCGATCTCGGAGATCACTCTAGATGGCAGCAAGAGAGTCATAGAACAAAATGCTAGCAGAAATCTCCTTGCAGACTGAATTCAAAATCCAGgaaataacaatgttgttattttggaTCCAATATGGAAAGAGTGTAAGATGAGTACCTTCGGGTTTGGAGATTGAGCCATCGACAAACCCTAGTTTGTTCTTGGATGATAGCACAATAATCATTGCTCTTCTCCATACAGCATAATTTTCGCCATTCAATTGTTTTGAAACCAGAATCATGCCAGGATTGTCAGAACAGTgaagaaaaaacaaaattaatggaTCATCATTAACGGACTTGTCGATTGACGCGGAAGGAGTCACCAAACCGAGATTTTGCATCAACGATCTGAGTATTGTATACCAGGGAATTTGAAATCGATCAACGATCGGGAATTGATCAGTGTGATCAGATGCAAGGAATCGTGCGATTGCGTGAGAATTCTTCAACTATATCATATTAAAACTAAGAACACGAAAAAATGAAGTATGTGAAGAATTTCTTCATTATGAAAAATTGTATTCTATTCTTTACATTGCTCATTTATATACATGATAAATTCAGTTACATGGGGTTAATGAATTAACCACCTGACTAACTATACTAACTAACTAACTAACCAACTGTAAAAGGTATTATTGGAAACTTGAGTTAGCATTTGGTTCTGTTATGCCTTTTGAGGTTGGTTAATTATGAGTCTGGATTGTTGTTTCACTAATCGGTAGCTCAGTTTTTGATGGGTTATTGATTTCTGAAGATTTTGAGATTTGTAATTGAATTTTGCGATGTATTGAATCCAGCTTGCTATTTCTGAACAGTGCTATTTGTTTTAAATGATAATTTCTTATGCGGCATTTCTTTGATCGAACCATGGATGTTTTCTATAATAAGCATAAGTTTCTGTTTTCATGTTTGGGTTTCATTGTGTTCATCATTATGATATGTTTTATGACTTTTACTCTCACTTTATTTTGTTGTATTATTTTGGACTTCTGTTTAGATGCTTACTGTGTGGATTGTCTTCTTTCTGAGTTAAATAATGTTGAATCGTGATTAAAATTCTTTAACTAGTGTATTATCTGATTATGACATCTTTAGAGTTTGTTCGAAAGCTACTCTGGTATCCTTTTATTGTGAGAAGTTTAGTTGTTTGCAAGATTGCTCCCTTTCTTCACTTCTTGGTATTTTATATACAGGCACATAGTTTGATATATTTGGTTTTCTATTGATGCAGATTGACAAAATTCGGGCTGGTGTACTGGTTGGAACTGGAATGGGTGGTCTTACAGTTTTTTCGGATGGTGTTCAGGCTCTAATAGATAAAGGTTACCGGAAGATAACTCCCTTTTTTATACCTTACACCATAACAAATATGGGGTCTGCGTTGCTGGCAATTGATCTTGGCTTGATGGGGCCAAATTATTCAATTTCTACTGCTTGTGCTACATCAAATTATTGCTTCTTTGCGGCTGCTAATCACATCCGTCGAGGCGAAGCTGATCTGATGATTGCTGGTGGAACTGAAGCTGCCATTATACCAGTTGGATTAGGAGGCTTTGTTGCTTGCAGAGCTTTGTCCCAGAGAAATGATGACCCACAAACTGCTTCTAGGCCTTGGGACAAAGATCGAGATGGATTTGTTATGGGCGAAGGAGCTGGTGTCCTGGTGAGTCTACTTTATGGTAATTATTGGCCGTGGTCCATaatattgaaatttttgaaattacTATGAATGAAAGATTGAGTGGCATGTTATTCATGTAATTGTCCAGTTTAGTGAGAGCATTAAAAACGGGATGGTGAAGTCCATATTGTGTCTCGTTCTCGTTATTCTAATCCAATCATTTGTTTTTCTATACGTATCCATAGTAGGAGTGATGTTGAGACAGAGCTAAAAGAAGTTCGTAAGTATTCAATTCCTCCTTTAGcttgaaggaaaaaaaaagtgAACTCCATTGTCTGCTGGCCATACTTTTGAGAGAAAGTAATGATGAAAAAACAAAGGAAAAAGGGGCACCCATTAAATCAAAGATTCTCTTGTGGGCCTTTTGTTCCCCGCTTCTTTCAGCTTGTGTTTTTTGAACGGTGTGATCTGGAATTGGATAAATTTCTGGATTTGGAGTTGTGCAACTGTGAATCTTATCTGTTTACTTTAATTTTTCTTGGATTTTTTCCTCGTCGGAACATGCAAGCAATCTTGACAAATGAAAATTTGAAGTTCTTTTGTCTCTCTTCTTTAACAGGTAATGGAAAGTTTGGAACATGCAATGAAACGAGATGCGCCAATTATTGCTGAGTACTTGGGAGGTGCAATAAATTGTGATGCGTATCATATGACAGATCCCAGATCAGATGGACTTGGGGTGTCTTCATGTATTCTGAATGCTCTTGAAGATGCTGGTGTATCAACTGAAGAGGTATTGATTTATTCCTTCATTATGAGTAGTAGTTTGTCCATACTCGCTAAAATAAAAGAGCTGAGACTAATGTCGGGTTAAATTGCCTTCTCCCAGATTTCTAAGCTTCTTTTTTATCTTTATGA contains:
- the LOC140829118 gene encoding 3-oxoacyl-[acyl-carrier-protein] synthase I, chloroplastic-like; amino-acid sequence: MHSLQSTAALRLSPLGALRQPHSSTLIPTNNAKPRSPKSRLFTMSASATTVSAPKRETDPKKRVVITGMGLVSVFGNDVDAYYDKLLAGESGITPIDRFDASKFPTRFGGQIRGFKSEGYIDGKNDRRLDDCLRYCIVAGKKALESSDLGGERLNKIDKIRAGVLVGTGMGGLTVFSDGVQALIDKGYRKITPFFIPYTITNMGSALLAIDLGLMGPNYSISTACATSNYCFFAAANHIRRGEADLMIAGGTEAAIIPVGLGGFVACRALSQRNDDPQTASRPWDKDRDGFVMGEGAGVLVMESLEHAMKRDAPIIAEYLGGAINCDAYHMTDPRSDGLGVSSCILNALEDAGVSTEEVNYINAHATSTIVGDLAEVNAVKKVFKNTSEIKMNATKSMIGHCLGAAGGLEAIATVKAITTGWLHPSINQFNPEASVEFDTVANKKQQHQVNVAISNSFGFGGHNSVVAFSAFSP